A genomic segment from Nicotiana sylvestris chromosome 1, ASM39365v2, whole genome shotgun sequence encodes:
- the LOC138872565 gene encoding uncharacterized protein, which produces MADVVMERRSSRAEKVHAGGELVRTTEGDVSSATEGDGIIPVGDDGSGSDIDPEEIRAFLERNTRVETLIMGIERERREERMMTLFKKLTSNEFQLFHDGLKQKDEELAKKDEELKERDEEIVRTISRCSELEAALKAKDDELEVSKWVMAKNADLQARVAFLTVELGQREANVVDLRDELSTKVEELARTEKHRVAIMAETTNLEDALCVCRSEWENEAETSTLVVARLEERIQNLEAKLSKLNKQIFKAELKGVRVKACAAREAYGYAPDMPGGDDIDDDADRLASDSWYDDEYADGDGAT; this is translated from the exons ATGGCAGATGTCGTCATGGAGAGAAGATCTTCTAGAGCCGAGAAGGTACATGCAGGCGGGGAGCTTGTAAGGACTACAGAAGGTGATGTGTCATCGGCGACCGAGGGAGATGGAATCATACCTGTAGGGGATGATGGTTCTGGTTCGGACATCGACCCTGAAGAAATACGGGCCTTCTTGGAGAGAAACACTCGCGTGGAG ACTCTCATCATGGGGATTGAGCGTGAACGGAGGGAAGAGCGAATGATGACCCTCTTTAAAAAGCTGACTTCCAA CGAGTTTCAGTTGTTTCATGATGGGCTCAAACAAAAAGATGAGGAGTTGGCAAAGAAAGATGAAGAGTTAAAGGAGAGGGATGAGGAGATAGTGAGAACCATCAGCCGATGCAGTGAGCTCGAGGCAGCTCTAAAGGCCAAAGATGacgagctagaggtgagtaaaTGGGTGATGGCTAAGAATGCCGATCTTCAGGCGCGGGTGGCATTTTTGACTGTCGAACTTGGGCAGAGGGAGGCGAATGTTGTTGATCTGCGAGACGAGTTGAGCACCAAGGTCGAAGAGTTGGCTCGTACCGAGAAACACAGAGTGGCCATTATGGCTGAAACAACGAACCTAGAGGACGCTCTCTGTGTTTGTAGGTCCGAGTGGGAGAATGAGGCAGAGACATCGACGCTTGTGGTGGCAAGGTTAGAGGAACGGATCCAGAATTTGGAGGCAAAGTTATCCAAATTGAACAAGCAG ATTTTCAAAGCGGAACTTAAGGGCGTTCGTGTTAAGGCATGTGCGGCCCGTGAAGCTTACGGTTATGCCCCCGATATGCCTGGTGGGGACGACATTGACGATGATGCGGATAGGCTTGCCTCCGATTCTTGGTATGATGACGAGTATGCCGATGGGGATGGCGCGACATAA